A window of the Lolium perenne isolate Kyuss_39 chromosome 7, Kyuss_2.0, whole genome shotgun sequence genome harbors these coding sequences:
- the LOC127316130 gene encoding uncharacterized protein, with protein sequence MQQHRCMVVDELVIKFGFDSRLVDHVNTWVGFAVSSRTKSLALDLAPANFMGRTDQNKFPIELLDKGSIFRLRHLRLSFTSFELPPQFIGFPNLTTLDLHMLRVTRKDLQDMLSNCVNLEWLSMIRCHLNDELTVARPLSKLLYLSVAHCNITKIVLNTVKLKTFMFYGRLYPIDLGCAPELKHAFLEFYWSVMLEHALTVLPKVISSVQDLTLRATFPLKMPLLMETPCKFSQLKYLHLWLILRHEEASNILSLASFLRAAPYVEKLEMHFSVYDSMHEVSKPIKSLPRCPHNYLKNLHITGFSGTTGQLEFLVHAVENAPLLKMLTIKGADLTGCDLDHIGKRRFSFQFQELERVYLRGIISPNAELRII encoded by the exons ATGCAGCAGCATCGGTGCATGGTTGTTGACGAGCTGGTGATCAAATTTGGATTCGACAGCAGGCTAGTGGATCATGTCAATACTTGGGTTGGTTTTGCTGTATCATCACGGACGAAGAGTCTTGCCCTTGATTTAGCACCAGCCAACTTCATGGGCCGTACTGATCAGAACAAATTTCCTATCGAGCTTTTAGACAAAGGAAGCATATTTCGGCTTCGTCATCTTAGACTAAGCTTTACATCATTCGAACTACCCCCTCAATTCATTGGTTTCCCGAATCTGACAACACTTGACTTGCACATGTTACGTGTCACTCGGAAGGATCTTCAAGATATGCTGTCAAATTGCGTTAATCTTGAGTGGCTCAGTATGATTAGATGCCATTTGAATGATGAGCTGACAGTAGCTCGTCCATTGTCAAAGCTACTCTACTTAAGTGTAGCGCACTGCAACATAACCAAGATAGTACTCAATACTGTGAAACTCAAAACTTTCATGTTCTATGGGCGTCTGTATCCTATTGACCTTGGGTGTGCTCCAGAACTGAAACACGCGTTTCTTGAGTTCTATTGGTCTGTAATGCTTGAGCATGCTTTGACTGTACTTCCCAAAGTTATTTCAAGTGTTCAAGATCTGACATTGCGTGCTACTTTTCCACTTAAG ATGCCCTTGCTGATGGAAACCCCGTGCAAGTTTTCCCAGTTGAAATATTTACATTTGTGGTTGATTCTAAGACATGAAGAAGCTAGCAACATTCTTTCTTTGGCTTCTTTTTTGAGGGCTGCTCCTTACGTTGAAAAGTTAGAGATGCAT TTTAGCGTTTATGATTCCATGCATGAGGTCTCGAAGCCTATCAAGAGCCTTCCACGGTGTCCACATAATTATCTGAAGAACCTGCATATTACAGGATTTTCAGGAACAACAGGGCAACTTGAGTTTCTTGTGCATGCTGTTGAAAATGCCCCGCTCCTGAAGATGCTGACGATTAAAGGTGCTGACTTGACCGGTTGTGATCTGGATCACATAGGGAAAAGAAGGTTCTCTTTTCAGTTTCAAGAATTGGAGAGAGTGTATCTTCGTGGAATCATTTCACCGAATGCGGAGCTCCGTATTATTTAG